A genomic region of Rhipicephalus sanguineus isolate Rsan-2018 chromosome 1, BIME_Rsan_1.4, whole genome shotgun sequence contains the following coding sequences:
- the LOC119393642 gene encoding bolA-like protein 1 — protein sequence MQRCIVFAGRHLPTCGVTCSATRAASTKPTESKILEKLKEALNPQELLVENESHMHNVPKGSETHFRVTVVSSAFEGKSLVQQHAMVYAALKEELKNPVHALAVETSTPDKWQSKTGKSPPCLGGMKREKRDRD from the exons ATGCAGCGTTGCATCGTTTTTGCGGGGAGACATCTGCCGACCTGCGGCGTAACCTGCAGTGCCACAAGAGCAGCGTCA ACAAAGCCGACAGAGTCGAAGATATTGGAAAAACTGAAGGAAGCTCTCAAC CCGCAAGAACTACTGGTTGAAAACGAAAGCCACATGCACAATGTCCCCAAAG GGTCTGAGACGCACTTCCGGGTGACTGTCGTGTCGTCCGCATTCGAGGGTAAAAGTTTAGTGCAG CAACACGCCATGGTGTACGCTGCATTAAAAGAGGAGCTCAAGAACCCCGTTCACGCCCTCGCAGTTGAG ACCTCGACGCCGGACAAGTGGCAATCGAAGACTGGAAAATCGCCGCCTTGCCTCGGAGGAATGAAGAGGGAGAAGCGAGACAGGGATTGA